One Methylophilus sp. TWE2 DNA segment encodes these proteins:
- a CDS encoding DUF58 domain-containing protein, whose amino-acid sequence MRSTLKHAWNKAGQTVPGHHDEGEYARPFEYVIGWKSDSIQLGDHPGTQRGIGSDYRGTINLVDYPDARRMDLRQTIRDPFEQVQVRQFNQDSTTPIYAVCDLSGSMQFTGQQRKLDTAIEIATAVANSAYQAGDLFGFIGYHQQVIEDFTLPLSRSFHQSKQTIALLHTYQSQRMGMDGVTDMPNFLGQTRALVFWISDFHMPLPVIEKTLLAMSAHKVVPIVLWDDEEYKKLPKFGFGTMIDLETGRNRTLFFRGEVKAKFLAAFNARREALEALFLRFDSPALFMHGDYRPELMTQYFEQTM is encoded by the coding sequence ATGCGCGACCCTTCGAATATGTCATTGGCTGGAAATCTGACAGCATCCAGCTCGGTGATCATCCCGGCACACAGCGCGGTATCGGCTCCGATTACCGTGGCACCATCAACCTGGTGGATTACCCGGATGCCAGGCGCATGGATTTACGGCAGACGATACGTGACCCGTTTGAACAGGTGCAGGTGCGGCAGTTTAACCAGGACAGCACGACGCCGATTTATGCCGTGTGTGATTTATCAGGCTCTATGCAGTTCACGGGGCAGCAGCGCAAGCTGGATACGGCAATAGAAATCGCCACGGCGGTGGCGAACTCGGCTTACCAGGCCGGAGATCTGTTCGGCTTTATTGGCTATCACCAGCAGGTGATTGAAGATTTTACCTTGCCTCTCAGCCGCAGTTTTCACCAGAGCAAACAGACTATCGCCTTGCTGCATACCTATCAATCGCAGCGCATGGGCATGGACGGCGTCACCGACATGCCTAATTTCTTGGGACAGACGCGCGCGCTAGTGTTCTGGATTTCAGATTTTCATATGCCATTGCCTGTGATTGAGAAAACACTGCTGGCCATGTCTGCGCACAAAGTGGTGCCTATCGTGCTGTGGGACGATGAGGAATATAAAAAGCTGCCCAAGTTTGGCTTTGGCACCATGATAGACCTGGAAACCGGGCGTAACCGGACGCTGTTTTTCCGTGGTGAAGTAAAGGCCAAATTCCTGGCGGCATTTAATGCGCGCAGAGAGGCATTGGAGGCGTTGTTTTTGCGTTTTGATAGTCCGGCGTTGTTTATGCATGGCGATTACCGGCCCGAGCTGATGACGCAGTATTTTGAACAAACGATGTGA
- a CDS encoding VWA domain-containing protein has product MIILHPWAFALLPIALLPFWLKGHQGQHYSWLELMPEDLFSDRLNLAVKVVMSLLLLSIVIALAAPRGADEQVPRVGKGAQTVMVIDRSVSMDHPFAGDASGHVAEIKSAAARRIITQFIDSRPNDMMGVVGFTNSALYGIKITTNRDAIHAAILAATSPSLNQTNIGAGLTEAVGLFDNIENSGSRALILLSDGAGKLSPRVKYLLSERLKSRKLSIYWIMLREPGEPSIFSKDEYDEDRTPNSIVLHKYFQSLGLKYKAYEADDPETLQSAINDIDSREKKAIKYRETIAGYDYSKVFMVSALVLVLLMLVIKNLRVYE; this is encoded by the coding sequence ATGATTATTTTACATCCATGGGCATTTGCCCTGTTGCCCATCGCGTTGCTGCCTTTCTGGTTAAAAGGACATCAGGGTCAGCATTACAGCTGGCTGGAGCTGATGCCGGAGGACCTGTTTTCGGATCGGCTCAACCTGGCAGTTAAAGTGGTGATGTCGTTGTTACTGCTGAGTATCGTGATTGCATTAGCCGCACCTAGGGGAGCGGATGAGCAAGTACCGCGTGTGGGCAAGGGCGCACAAACCGTGATGGTGATAGACCGCAGCGTGAGTATGGATCACCCGTTCGCGGGAGATGCTTCCGGCCATGTGGCGGAAATCAAGTCTGCCGCGGCACGCCGGATTATTACGCAGTTTATTGATTCGCGTCCGAACGACATGATGGGGGTGGTGGGATTTACCAACTCGGCGTTGTATGGCATCAAAATCACGACCAACCGTGATGCCATCCATGCCGCGATTTTGGCCGCCACCAGCCCCTCGCTCAACCAGACCAATATCGGCGCAGGCCTCACCGAGGCGGTCGGTCTGTTCGATAACATTGAGAACTCCGGCTCACGCGCGCTAATCCTGCTGTCTGACGGTGCAGGCAAATTAAGCCCGCGCGTGAAGTATTTGCTGAGCGAGCGCCTGAAAAGCCGCAAGCTGAGTATTTACTGGATCATGTTACGCGAACCGGGCGAGCCGAGTATTTTTTCCAAAGACGAATATGACGAGGACCGCACGCCTAACTCCATTGTGCTGCATAAGTATTTCCAGTCATTGGGCCTGAAGTATAAAGCGTATGAAGCGGATGATCCGGAAACCTTGCAGTCGGCGATTAATGACATCGATTCGCGGGAAAAAAAGGCCATTAAATATCGCGAGACCATTGCCGGCTATGACTATTCCAAGGTGTTTATGGTGTCTGCGCTGGTGTTGGTGTTGTTGATGCTGGTGATTAAAAATCTGAGGGTGTATGAATGA
- a CDS encoding tetratricopeptide repeat protein: MKNHLTRKNQVLGLMLIVGVLGSVYEGYQVSHVATANRVLQAGEVLEGDPFPFHQKFADAYQQGKTGNYKHAIQNFGQLLEAPKQQDSAVFEPGQALKSQIHFNIGNQLFRSGLQRLVEADGAIQEQAKFDYLQARAAYEQALKLDPHNQTAKFNLSLLHGVIPKHIKTVPQDPSGMEISNLPQGLP; encoded by the coding sequence ATGAAAAACCATTTAACGCGCAAAAACCAGGTGTTGGGGTTGATGCTGATTGTCGGCGTGCTCGGCAGTGTCTATGAGGGTTATCAGGTCAGTCATGTTGCGACTGCCAACCGTGTCTTGCAGGCTGGCGAAGTATTAGAAGGCGACCCGTTTCCTTTCCACCAGAAATTTGCTGATGCTTACCAGCAAGGTAAAACAGGCAACTACAAACATGCCATCCAGAATTTTGGCCAATTGCTGGAAGCCCCCAAACAACAGGATTCCGCGGTATTTGAACCAGGCCAGGCATTGAAATCGCAGATTCATTTTAATATCGGCAATCAGTTGTTCCGTTCCGGTTTGCAGCGCCTGGTTGAAGCCGATGGCGCCATTCAGGAGCAAGCCAAATTTGATTACTTGCAGGCGCGGGCGGCCTATGAGCAGGCTCTCAAACTGGATCCTCACAACCAGACGGCCAAGTTCAATTTGAGTTTACTGCATGGGGTGATTCCCAAACATATCAAAACGGTGCCACAGGATCCTTCCGGCATGGAAATCAGCAATTTGCCACAGGGGTTGCCATGA
- a CDS encoding vWA domain-containing protein, whose product MKRLFSLLKEHYETTLLLGAAVFLLLALVKPEIQLKQEVHNYLLLADISQSMNAEDMHIADKPVTRLAYTQHLMRQVVKTSPCGTYVSVGVFAAENVALLFMPLEVCANFDIINDSINHLEWRMAWSGNSRMTFGVKAAEATFDYLNIPAQMLFFTDGDEAPKANGINKLDISDVRIGKHVIFVGVGGKEPAPIKRFNANNHFVGYWGTDAAAESAGGGVNYSDASKDDPDPPVAYAEFDRYLSSQDVEHLKEMATEIKGQYIEGIDQPSFYAFVQSQTPAAKFVTSYSVKWIFLSLAALMVIATYLPDLWGYRLHLRRAT is encoded by the coding sequence ATGAAGCGTTTATTTTCACTGCTGAAAGAGCACTACGAGACTACCCTGTTGCTGGGTGCGGCCGTCTTTTTGTTGTTGGCCTTAGTCAAGCCGGAGATTCAGCTCAAACAGGAAGTGCATAACTATTTATTGCTGGCAGATATTTCGCAGAGCATGAATGCGGAGGATATGCACATTGCCGATAAACCCGTGACCCGCCTGGCCTACACACAGCATTTGATGCGGCAAGTTGTCAAAACATCGCCCTGCGGTACTTATGTGAGTGTGGGCGTATTTGCGGCGGAAAATGTGGCTCTGCTATTTATGCCACTGGAAGTATGCGCTAACTTTGACATTATTAACGACAGTATTAACCACCTCGAATGGCGCATGGCCTGGAGTGGTAACAGCCGCATGACGTTTGGCGTTAAAGCTGCCGAGGCGACGTTTGATTACCTGAATATTCCGGCACAAATGCTGTTTTTTACCGATGGTGACGAAGCGCCCAAAGCCAATGGCATTAATAAACTGGATATCAGCGATGTGCGCATAGGCAAACATGTCATTTTTGTCGGCGTGGGCGGCAAGGAGCCTGCACCGATCAAACGCTTTAATGCCAACAATCATTTTGTCGGCTATTGGGGGACGGATGCGGCGGCAGAAAGTGCGGGCGGAGGTGTTAACTACAGTGATGCCAGCAAAGATGATCCTGATCCGCCGGTGGCTTATGCAGAGTTTGACCGTTATTTATCCAGCCAGGATGTGGAGCATCTAAAAGAGATGGCCACGGAAATCAAAGGCCAGTATATCGAAGGCATAGATCAACCGTCATTTTATGCGTTTGTGCAATCGCAAACGCCCGCCGCCAAGTTTGTGACCAGCTATTCGGTCAAATGGATATTCCTGAGCCTGGCAGCATTGATGGTCATTGCGACTTACCTTCCTGATCTATGGGGATATCGCCTGCATCTGCGCCGTGCCACATAG
- a CDS encoding catalase family protein: protein MEQTSHIGISPLKYQPGFEVLEESETQSRDNLQYTLRKISEISYGQSTYSARSVHVKSHGLISAEMEIYDNLPAPFAQGIFAKPKTLPLVMRFSTVPGDILHDKTCTPRSLAIKVLGVEGERLPGSEEAITQDFLFVNGASFMSSSVQVFLSNLKHIACTPETSTEFRHFLSQIFRSTAKLIDSLRSGQQILIKNLHQAQETNILGETYFSQDPIMYGNYMAKIAFVPIAPELIALTNKPIDLFASDGLRKSIVDFFVSRTAVWEMRVQLCTDIHKMPIEDSTVIWSEESSPYVPVARITAKPQIAWSPYRSHVVDEGMLFSPWHGITSHRPLGSVMRLRKMSYEMAKKMRAEKEETRICEPTSLDDLC from the coding sequence ATGGAACAGACTAGTCATATCGGAATTTCCCCCCTCAAATACCAACCCGGGTTTGAGGTGCTGGAAGAGAGCGAAACGCAGAGTCGCGATAACCTGCAATACACCTTACGTAAAATCTCAGAAATCAGTTATGGGCAGTCAACCTATAGTGCACGCAGCGTGCATGTGAAGAGTCATGGCCTGATTTCTGCCGAAATGGAAATTTACGATAACCTGCCCGCCCCGTTTGCCCAAGGCATTTTTGCCAAGCCAAAAACTCTGCCGTTGGTCATGCGTTTTTCCACCGTGCCGGGTGATATCCTGCACGACAAGACCTGTACCCCTCGCAGCCTGGCCATTAAGGTGCTCGGTGTAGAGGGCGAAAGACTCCCCGGTAGCGAAGAAGCCATCACCCAGGACTTTTTATTTGTGAATGGCGCCAGCTTTATGTCCTCCAGCGTACAAGTGTTCCTTTCCAACCTCAAGCATATCGCTTGCACACCAGAGACCAGCACAGAGTTCCGCCACTTTTTATCGCAAATATTCCGCTCCACTGCCAAATTGATAGATTCCCTGCGCAGTGGTCAGCAAATACTGATCAAAAACCTGCACCAAGCCCAGGAGACCAATATCCTCGGTGAAACCTACTTTAGCCAGGACCCGATTATGTATGGCAATTACATGGCCAAAATTGCCTTTGTGCCCATTGCGCCAGAGCTGATTGCCCTCACCAATAAACCCATAGACCTGTTTGCCTCAGACGGGCTCAGAAAATCGATTGTCGATTTCTTTGTGTCGCGGACTGCCGTTTGGGAAATGCGCGTACAACTCTGCACAGACATTCACAAAATGCCGATTGAAGACTCCACCGTGATCTGGTCAGAAGAGAGCTCGCCCTATGTGCCGGTTGCACGCATTACTGCCAAGCCACAAATTGCCTGGAGCCCCTATCGCTCGCATGTGGTGGATGAAGGCATGCTGTTTTCACCCTGGCATGGGATTACCTCCCACCGCCCACTGGGATCCGTGATGCGGCTCCGGAAAATGAGCTATGAAATGGCTAAAAAAATGCGGGCAGAAAAAGAAGAGACCCGCATCTGCGAACCGACTAGCCTGGATGATTTGTGTTAA
- the ycaC gene encoding isochorismate family cysteine hydrolase YcaC codes for MNNKPYVRLDRDNAVVLLVDHQAGLLSLVRDIEPDRFKNNVLALADAAKFFNLPTILTTSFETGPNGPLMPELKALFPDAPYIARPGQINAWDNEDFVKAIKATGKKQLIIAGVVTEVCVAFPALAAIEEGFEVFVVTDASGTFNEITRDAAWDRMSSAGAQLMSWFGVACELHRDWRRDIEGLGTLCANHIPDYRNLMTAFNALQAK; via the coding sequence ATGAACAACAAACCCTACGTACGCCTGGACCGTGACAATGCAGTAGTATTGCTGGTAGACCATCAGGCTGGACTGCTCTCGCTGGTACGGGATATCGAGCCAGACCGTTTCAAAAACAACGTACTCGCCCTGGCCGATGCTGCCAAGTTTTTTAACCTGCCTACCATTTTGACCACCAGTTTTGAAACCGGCCCTAACGGCCCGCTGATGCCGGAACTCAAAGCCTTGTTCCCTGATGCACCTTACATCGCCCGCCCCGGACAGATCAACGCCTGGGATAATGAAGACTTTGTCAAAGCCATCAAGGCCACCGGTAAAAAGCAACTGATTATCGCTGGCGTAGTGACAGAAGTCTGCGTCGCCTTCCCTGCACTCGCAGCGATTGAAGAAGGCTTTGAAGTCTTTGTGGTGACCGACGCCTCAGGCACTTTTAACGAAATCACCCGCGATGCTGCCTGGGACCGTATGTCGTCTGCGGGTGCGCAACTCATGAGCTGGTTTGGCGTGGCCTGTGAGCTGCATCGGGACTGGCGCCGTGATATCGAAGGTTTAGGCACTTTATGCGCCAACCATATTCCAGATTACCGCAACCTGATGACTGCTTTTAATGCCCTGCAAGCTAAATAG
- a CDS encoding pirin family protein, with translation MKKLSFIKRSNGNHWVGDGFPVQSIFSYRDIAEQISPFLLMDYAGPASFEPTTQRRGVGQHPHRGFETVTIVYDGQVSHHDSTNAGGTIGPGEVQWMTAGSGIIHEEYHGDDYARTGGPFEMIQLWVNLPAKDKMTKPGYQGISRDQIPEVALPDEAGKVRVIAGEYAGQQGPASTFSPMNVWDVRLNAGTRTTFTLPEGHTTAIFVLHGAVKTGEVHTIRPAELAVMQREGNELVLQAQQDTVLLLLNGEPLNEPVVGHGPFVMNSWQEIDQAINDYNQGRFATA, from the coding sequence ATGAAAAAACTGTCTTTTATCAAACGTAGTAATGGTAATCACTGGGTGGGTGACGGATTTCCGGTACAGAGCATTTTTTCATACCGTGATATCGCCGAACAGATTTCACCATTCCTGCTCATGGACTACGCCGGCCCAGCCAGCTTTGAACCCACGACTCAACGCCGTGGTGTCGGCCAGCACCCGCACCGTGGTTTTGAAACCGTGACCATTGTCTATGACGGCCAGGTATCACACCACGATTCGACCAATGCCGGTGGCACTATCGGCCCGGGCGAGGTGCAGTGGATGACAGCCGGTTCCGGCATTATCCATGAGGAATACCATGGCGATGACTATGCACGCACCGGTGGCCCGTTTGAAATGATCCAGTTATGGGTCAACCTGCCGGCTAAGGACAAAATGACCAAGCCTGGTTACCAAGGCATCAGCCGTGACCAGATTCCTGAAGTCGCTTTGCCCGATGAAGCAGGCAAGGTACGCGTGATTGCCGGGGAATATGCAGGCCAACAAGGCCCGGCCAGCACCTTCAGCCCCATGAATGTGTGGGATGTGCGCCTCAATGCCGGCACACGCACCACCTTCACCTTGCCGGAAGGTCACACCACTGCCATTTTTGTCCTGCATGGCGCGGTAAAAACCGGTGAAGTACATACCATCCGCCCTGCCGAGCTGGCCGTGATGCAACGCGAAGGCAACGAACTGGTATTGCAGGCGCAGCAAGACACCGTGCTGTTGTTACTGAACGGTGAACCGTTGAATGAACCGGTGGTGGGTCATGGACCGTTTGTCATGAATAGCTGGCAAGAAATTGACCAGGCCATTAATGACTACAACCAGGGCCGTTTTGCCACCGCTTAA
- a CDS encoding LysR family transcriptional regulator, with product MDFNEAAVFVRVVQAGSFSAAARQLGLPTSTISTRVARLEKRLGVTLLQRTTRKLNLTEAGTLYFEHASTGLGYLLEAEAALDEARQQPQGVLKVTAPADLGDALLGGLIAQTQQAYPALSFELMLTERYVDLVAEGVDVAIRTGELRDSSLIAKSLGTIQWALFASPQYLHEAGAIASPTDLGQHQCVQFTPMGRHHWDLQRGTTAIRVPLAARTLVNSIGVVRAMAESGQGVALLPTFICQPSVLAGGLQRVLPEWRGQADALHLVYPKQRFMPPKLRGFIDLAVTSLKPLFIS from the coding sequence ATGGACTTTAACGAAGCCGCGGTATTTGTGAGAGTGGTACAGGCGGGCAGCTTTAGCGCTGCAGCCCGGCAACTAGGGTTGCCCACTTCGACTATCAGCACACGGGTGGCCCGATTAGAAAAGCGGCTGGGAGTGACCTTGCTGCAACGGACGACGCGCAAGCTCAACCTGACCGAGGCGGGCACGCTGTATTTTGAGCATGCCTCTACCGGTCTGGGGTATTTGCTGGAGGCTGAGGCCGCACTGGATGAAGCGCGCCAGCAGCCGCAAGGCGTGTTGAAGGTGACGGCACCGGCCGACCTGGGCGATGCCCTGCTTGGCGGCCTGATCGCACAGACGCAGCAGGCATATCCGGCATTGTCATTTGAGCTGATGTTGACTGAACGGTATGTAGACTTGGTGGCGGAAGGCGTGGATGTGGCGATACGTACGGGCGAACTGCGAGATTCTAGTCTGATTGCCAAATCACTGGGCACCATACAATGGGCATTGTTTGCCAGCCCGCAATACCTGCATGAGGCTGGCGCAATTGCGTCGCCAACAGACCTGGGTCAACATCAATGTGTGCAGTTCACACCCATGGGCCGTCATCATTGGGATTTGCAACGAGGCACCACGGCGATCCGCGTGCCTTTGGCGGCACGTACGCTGGTCAATAGTATAGGCGTCGTGCGGGCCATGGCCGAAAGTGGGCAGGGGGTGGCTTTGTTACCGACTTTTATCTGCCAGCCGAGTGTGCTGGCGGGCGGCTTACAGAGAGTATTGCCTGAGTGGCGTGGGCAGGCAGATGCGCTGCACCTGGTTTACCCGAAACAGCGCTTTATGCCGCCCAAATTACGTGGTTTTATTGACTTGGCAGTGACTAGTTTAAAGCCACTATTCATTTCCTAA
- a CDS encoding antibiotic biosynthesis monooxygenase, with translation MTNNASLVPETKGASVVITHHVNPALQAEYETWLQEIGPVCRSSAGLLDWHIIRPIAGYTDTYSVMIRYETERHLTQWLDSPERQALIAKATHLLVGQEEYQVSTGLDFLFMQPDAAPAKPPVRWKQFLLTWSAIFPLVSVVPLLVVPVLDAAGLPQSHVVHTFFITAVVVALMVYVVMPRYVKLVRHWLHR, from the coding sequence ATGACAAACAATGCCTCTTTAGTCCCGGAAACCAAAGGTGCCAGCGTGGTGATTACGCATCATGTGAATCCGGCATTGCAGGCCGAATATGAAACCTGGTTACAGGAGATCGGGCCGGTATGCCGGTCATCGGCAGGCCTGCTGGACTGGCATATTATCCGGCCGATTGCCGGGTATACCGATACCTACTCGGTCATGATTCGCTATGAAACCGAACGCCACCTCACGCAATGGCTGGATTCCCCTGAACGGCAAGCGCTGATTGCCAAGGCTACCCATTTGCTCGTCGGACAGGAGGAATATCAGGTCAGCACTGGCCTCGACTTCCTGTTTATGCAGCCCGATGCGGCGCCTGCCAAACCGCCCGTGCGCTGGAAGCAGTTTCTGCTGACCTGGTCGGCAATTTTCCCACTGGTGAGCGTGGTGCCATTGCTGGTGGTGCCTGTACTTGATGCGGCTGGCCTCCCGCAAAGCCACGTCGTACATACCTTCTTTATCACGGCTGTGGTAGTCGCACTCATGGTGTATGTGGTGATGCCCCGTTATGTCAAGCTCGTACGGCACTGGCTGCACCGCTGA
- a CDS encoding bifunctional diguanylate cyclase/phosphodiesterase: MNTVADSSALRAEIVDMLYANNRRSLMAALVVMVALLLVQRPLISPVILGAWTGVFLTAYGARAFLTRQYEKDQQHALHSERWLQWFRASTGFCGIAWGLAGILLFPQTDTAHQAFLIFALVGVSGAAIIIYSIDTLTSNLFSGGIVLFMIPRFIMHGSSVSLALAVLFIVYVIYVSMAGRSLALSLRENISLRIASNLDNQKVHQLAYYDFLTGLPNRRLLADRLNQAFARCARNQSYGAVLSLDLNNFKGLNDSKGHQAGDELLQQVAMRLQECLRKKDTIARMGGDEFIAVLDELSTDKAEAAAAAQVAAAKMMSVFSQPFQLQNTRYRTAPSIGICLFLGDHCSQADVLMRADIAMYQAKKSDNLNSIQMYDEATHPAIEMRATLENELAFALQANQFLLYYQVQVDAQQQPIGAEVLLRWQHPTLGMIPPDQFIPIAEATGEIVAIGQWVLAQACQQLKYWSHAAATASLQLSVNVSAIQFSQPDFVQIVTETVQASGCDPRRLCLELTESLIVKNLDEVIEKIDALKALGISFSLDDFGIGQSSLLVLKRLPLDELKIDRSFIKDIVYNSYDAFIVQTIINMGKNLGHSVIAEGVEMQQQVTLLQDMGCHCFQGYLFSRPLPLPAFEGSLLSATQALSKPSALQQTQALTGPS; encoded by the coding sequence TTGAACACGGTCGCGGACTCATCCGCTTTGCGCGCAGAAATTGTGGACATGCTGTACGCAAACAATCGCAGGTCGTTGATGGCCGCCCTTGTGGTCATGGTTGCACTCTTGCTGGTGCAACGACCATTGATTAGCCCTGTGATTCTTGGCGCCTGGACAGGCGTTTTTCTCACTGCCTATGGTGCGCGCGCCTTTCTGACCCGCCAATACGAAAAAGACCAGCAGCATGCATTGCATAGTGAGCGTTGGTTGCAATGGTTTCGCGCCAGCACCGGCTTTTGCGGCATTGCCTGGGGCTTGGCAGGCATTTTATTGTTTCCCCAGACCGATACCGCACACCAGGCCTTCCTGATTTTTGCGCTGGTGGGCGTGTCTGGCGCCGCGATTATCATTTATTCGATAGACACCCTCACCAGTAACCTGTTTAGTGGCGGCATTGTGTTGTTCATGATTCCGCGCTTCATTATGCATGGCAGCTCGGTGTCACTGGCGCTAGCGGTGTTGTTTATCGTCTATGTCATTTATGTCAGCATGGCTGGCCGCAGCCTTGCGCTGAGCCTGCGCGAAAATATTTCCTTGCGCATTGCATCCAACCTGGATAATCAGAAAGTCCACCAGCTGGCTTATTATGATTTCCTGACCGGTTTACCCAATCGGCGGCTACTGGCAGACCGCCTGAACCAGGCTTTCGCGCGCTGTGCGCGAAACCAAAGCTACGGCGCGGTGTTGTCACTGGACCTGAATAACTTTAAAGGCCTCAATGACAGCAAAGGCCACCAGGCCGGGGATGAGTTACTGCAGCAGGTAGCCATGCGGCTACAAGAGTGCTTACGAAAAAAAGACACCATTGCGCGTATGGGCGGCGATGAATTTATCGCCGTACTGGATGAGTTATCGACTGACAAGGCTGAGGCGGCTGCGGCGGCACAGGTCGCGGCTGCAAAAATGATGTCGGTGTTCTCGCAGCCGTTTCAGTTGCAAAACACCAGGTACCGCACTGCCCCCAGTATAGGGATCTGCCTGTTCCTGGGCGATCACTGCAGCCAGGCTGACGTGTTAATGCGCGCTGACATTGCCATGTACCAGGCCAAAAAATCCGATAACCTGAATAGCATACAGATGTATGACGAAGCCACACATCCGGCCATAGAAATGCGGGCCACGTTGGAAAATGAGTTGGCATTTGCCTTACAGGCCAACCAGTTCCTGCTGTATTACCAGGTGCAGGTAGATGCCCAGCAACAGCCCATTGGCGCGGAAGTGTTATTGCGCTGGCAACATCCGACGCTAGGCATGATCCCGCCTGACCAGTTTATCCCGATTGCCGAGGCGACCGGTGAAATTGTGGCGATTGGGCAATGGGTGCTGGCCCAGGCCTGCCAGCAACTCAAATACTGGTCACACGCTGCAGCGACAGCGTCATTGCAATTATCGGTCAATGTCAGTGCGATCCAGTTCAGCCAGCCAGATTTTGTGCAGATCGTGACAGAGACCGTGCAGGCCAGTGGCTGTGACCCCAGGCGCTTGTGCCTGGAATTGACCGAGAGCCTGATTGTCAAAAACCTGGATGAGGTGATAGAGAAAATTGATGCCTTAAAAGCACTGGGAATCAGTTTTTCTCTGGATGATTTTGGCATCGGCCAATCTTCGCTGTTGGTATTGAAGCGCCTGCCGCTAGACGAGTTAAAGATAGACCGCAGCTTTATCAAGGATATTGTGTATAACAGCTACGATGCATTTATTGTGCAGACCATTATCAATATGGGTAAGAATCTTGGACACAGCGTGATTGCCGAAGGCGTGGAAATGCAGCAGCAAGTGACACTGTTGCAAGACATGGGCTGCCATTGTTTCCAGGGTTATCTGTTCAGCCGGCCACTCCCTTTGCCAGCGTTTGAAGGCAGCCTGCTCTCCGCCACCCAAGCCCTGTCCAAACCTTCTGCCCTGCAGCAGACCCAGGCATTAACAGGACCTAGTTAA